tatatatataccattattataattcaAAACTTTAGAAATGTCCTTCAACCTATGATCATGTGTAGCTGTCTTAATATCttgtatataattcattttcttataataatcaCTTAACAATTCTacatttgttatatatatctcTATATCTTCTAATCCATCCTCATTTAGActtaaaacaaataatgaGTTTCCTTTTTTGTCACAAAAAGCAAACTTTTTTTCGgatatatttctatatttctttttagGGTTACAAGATAACCACAATTCTATAGTACATTCTGTTGGTAAAGGTATACAAGgatttataataattgaAGCATTGCTATGATAAAAATTCATTCCTTTTAAATCTCCCGTAATTCCTACACAACccttataattattatgaattaataataaactattatattcttttatatattgataattcatataatcatttttatttttatttaatatatctatatattttatatttaataaattatccgtatcttcatcatctcctttattataaatatgttttatatctattatatttgtttttaactctttaatattatttttatttttttctgaAACGATCTTTTTTGAATACACCTCTAGGAATTCACCTCTTACATTTAATGAAGAACCATAATTACACatttcaaaataatattttttatcgTTATAATTTTCCTTTACATATTGATCCATAATTTCTTCACTCATATTTTCtaataaaatgttaaaatttctttttttttcttttattaattttatatcatcCTCATCTAAATACATTTCATAATCATCTATAATATGAACAGGCATAGCACTACAAAAAATGAgagaaaaaatttttaatttcttcttatttcttttttctattAAGTTATTTTGTAATCTCTTCAACTCTTCTATATTATCACTGGCTTTcgaaaaattaattaattcgttaatatttaaataatctttttcttctaaaatatttataaagtAATGTTTGGAGTTTTTActtaatttttcatattccTTATAAAAATCGATATCTAGtacctttttatttatgaaaTCGGTTATacttaaaatattatctatattgttattattattattattattattattattattattattattatcattattattatcattattattatcatcccttttttcatttataattgaacatatattatacctaagaatattttgttcatttttatattctccttttttaatatattcaaagAATCTCttcatgtatatattttgatttcTATAACATCCCCATAAGTTGattaaattattacaaatatatttctcacatatatgtgtatgataaattttaaaaaaaaattcacTCACATCTAATAGTAAAcaatgaataaatattcttGTCAATTCTATAATATACAAAGAATgtatatgataaaatattctttGTCGTTCAAAATTTTTAGTTCTTGTACTCTGTTTTTTAACATCTATTAAATTCATATCTGATgaaatatcatttttatattcccCTTTATGAGCATTTGCAAAAGTTTCgttatttcttttattaatacatGTATTTGAGCagatatttttatctaaACAATTGAAACTTTCTCTATCACACATATATGCCTCTTCAATATGTATACTCTGACCATTCTTCCTATTAAAATTGTGGTTATATAACGGCATAAAAGAATGACAAAATGAGTTTACATACATTTGTAACATATTCATGTCTTCTATTTCATCACATGGATCATCCTTTATATTCATACTAACATTATTGTCtaaaaaattttgttcaattaatatattattttttattttttgacTTTTCTTCTCTTCctcatataaattattcttatgaaaagaaaaattacacatattattatacatatttatgagtgatatatttcctttcatagcattattatttacatatggataaatattaaaaaaatgctctactatatttttataaaaacgacatttatttaatacACTATAAAcatgaaataatatatgtgaGATATTGTAATTTATATCTTGTAAATTCccataatttaatatactCATTCCCCATGCATATATGATTAGATATTCATATgattgttcatattttttccttcttAATACCTTTACAAActtttttgtaaattttaagaaattttttagaattattaaaaaattatctGTTTCAGAAAAATGATTTCTTCTTAATACATGTATACATGTTTTTAATGAAATAACGGggtattttttttctaatgttaattttataagaaTGGATAAACATTTTTGTGGTTCATTAGATAGactaataatattatataaataatgaatcCATATTTCCGAAATGTTTAATAATTGATgtctttttatattatttagaTTCAATTTTTTCATCACAAAGATATTgttattctttttttttaccttattttttgtatttaaaATAGATTCCTCATCATctgtataataatttaagaCATTACTCATTAATAATAGGCTTTTTAATTTctgttcttttttttgttcatcTTCTATTAGTTTTTTCTTCTTAACTCTTGAATATGTATCTTCCATGTTTTTACGATTTCCCCATATAAGTGTTTTAAATTTTCTGTATATACCTAGccattttcttttccttttttttacgaaacttataatatatataattttttttgaaaaattatacttCTTTATAGTATGATTAATcaaaaagaataaaataaaaacaacaTATATTGTTATGTTACACaatatagatataattgtaatgatttttataaacttttttatatgaacataacataaaaaggtataataaaataataaaatcgtagtatatattaaacatgaaaaagaatataaaaatgtatcttttttttctacatTTTGAAATAgaattatgaaaaaatgaTACCACAtgttatttcttttatttgtcatttctttttcctttttatcatattcctttatattgttttttttcacactatggaaaatattagatttattatttcttatacAGCAAGAACTATATATCTTCATATGACACATTTTATTTCCTTCATCATTATCAAAACAATCTCTCGTATTAGacacatttttttttttttttttttcttgttctattgtatgtatatcaaaaaaaaaacgatGAGGATCTTTCCTTTCATAAACACATATATGGATGattaatacataaatagaaaaagaaataattattatcataaactgaaatatatgtatattattattatataaaccatttttataattataatataaagatgGATTAATAGTAATCCAAAATTTCTTATGAAAAagtattataaatataattaaaaaaagagtatcctttttatttataatttttgcTTTTTGTTgcaaaataatatattcatctATAACTTCTTGATATCTTTTCACATATTTTCTAAgtaattcaaaaaaaaacaagtaaaaaaatttcataaatgtattatatataataattatcattattttgtaataaGCACTTTTCATATCTTCACAATTTATTGAATCGtcaattataataaaactTTCTTCTCTATGTTCATCATAATTGcataaacaaaataatacacacaatttaattatttctatatatatcaaatcgtgataaaatataaaaaaaaacaaaaaggACCTCACATTGTTTTCCGCACTGAACAAGTTACACctctttatattatcatcagaatatatattatgatgaaaatttttaggttcatatatttcatttataaataaattattagaATCACAAAAGTTCATTTCCTTATGATCATTCATatctattatatttatttcatttctCTTACTACAatcttttttctttttatattcacttatattattgttattcACATTTGAATTATCAACTTTATTGATATGCTTTTTTTTGCTTCTGtgtttataatttttatcaaaaGGGCATATAGTAACATCTTCATGTCTTTTTACATTCTctgtaataaaatatattaaatatatgtatgtatgtatgtatgtatgtatgtatgtatgtatgtatgtatctatgtatgtatgtatgtatctatgtatgtatgtttGTATCTATGTATGATATGCACTCAAAGGAAAcatgataattatatatagatgcatagtaatttatattatttcatgaatatatatattatttatgttccatattataattttcattttcgTATAAATTACTATAAAATAAGGTAATGATAAAGGTACACAAAAgtgaaaaaattaatattaacaaaGGAAAGTATAATAGAAAGgtgatttttttttgaatcCGTTCTAAATTACTTCCTCTctaaaatgaaataatacatatatataaacatacattttataacatcctgggaagaataaaaaatattttaatttttcacaaatgaaaaataatattatttcattacTTTAAAGACACAGTCAAGAAATTCATTAATTGGTATGCCgaatgtaaaaaaatacaaaaatttTACAAGATAGTGATCATAATTTGAATTAACATACCTTTAAACGAAAATAAtcacacatatatatatatatatatatatatatatatatatatatacatcataaaataataaaatagaatttatttttttaatattataatttaatacCTCAGTAGTGATACAAATTGGATATAggtaaaaaataattgtattatacttttttctttctcattatttatacacatacctataaatatactaatgacaaatataaatataaccaaaaagaatattataaaatatgtactCATGTTACAAAGGACACAAGGTTGTTGTAAAGGAGCGAGGAAGTTGTATCTATAATTTTCATCACACtataaaaagtaaaaataaattttgataatataaaattccataaaatgaatatatatacatatatatatatatatatatatatataatatattaatagattttctttaaattaataaatcatgaaaaaaaataaattatattattttatttttttttgtacaaTTTTACACTGtatcattttatttccCTCCAGACAACTATTTTTCTCCTTCACATTTAAACACACTCCCtttttaaaacataatatatcataatgATATATGGATTTCTTCTTCACTTTCTTgcataattttatattttccttatttCTATCTTTCAAACACATGTTACGAAAACACCATGTGTTTTCGTTACTTTTACAATATTCATGTGAATTACATGGTATACATTTATTACCACCATTTAAATATGAGCTCAATTTAAAACcttgtatataaaaaaattatgcaaattcaattatttttttttatacgtaatttatttttaatatggttgtattaaatatattttaatgtatattattttatatcttagtttttatattttttaaaaaccTTTATTACAGACACAATCTGATATGGATTTTGATCCAATCCTCTTTGTGGCTGTAGgaaatataatgaaaattaatatatatatatatatatatatgtttatttatttatttatttatttaattttattatttttactgGATCCATATGGGCAATTTTCACATGTTATGGAACCCACATAACTGCTAAAAGTACCGATAGGACAAGGTGAACATTTTTTGTTATCTCTcgaaaaattaaaaaatcCCTCTTTACATTTATCACACTTGTAATccttaaatataaaaggtTTATAGTAAAAAGCATATGAGAgcataaaatataaacatattaatatgtgtttttttttttttttttttttcttatacGTAAGTAAGTGATTCACCAGCTCTACacttcaaaaaaaaaaaaaaaaaataaataatatatatatatatatatatattatacatacatgtactatatatttttaatattaccTTAACATTTAATAATCTTGGGTATATTCCCTTATTCAATTGggaataataattttctgCTCCccaatttttatttaaggtatcgtatattattaatataataaaaagtggtaatttatttatataagaCATGATTTGTTATAATTAGGATAAAAGTATGAAAAGAATTAAGGAAacttaaattatatatatatatatcatatgaattattaatatatataatatattgtatacATTTCATTGTTTTcttatataagaataaaattaattatataccCTATATAGTCATTGATCCAGAggaaaacaaaaaatatcattttactttatattatatatgaacccttcacatttataatatatatatatatatattccaaACGTGCAACCAATTTCTATTATTTAATGTAAAGAAATATACATTACCTtctaaatataaatatatatttctaaaCTTAAAAATGTGCATATTTGCACActtcaatatatatatatatatatatatatatatatatatataggtTTAATCCTTATTTAGgtgttatataaaattaaatgtatatttcaaaaagatgtttcttaaaaaaaataaaatatacgtatatatattaaacgaaaaaatattcatataaaatacatatgacataaaaatgataactagaaaaaaaaaaaaaaatatatatatatatatattattaaaaataagagaatatatttagatttactcatatatatatatatatatatatatatatatggataGCACGTCATAGTACTTATTTAAGGttccatttttatttgtcTGGATAATATAAGGGGTAATTAGAAGGCAAGTTATCAAAATATTCAGGGGGCAATTGATAAGAAATTTTGGCACCTTCAAAAGATCTCGAAAAACCCACAATAGgcatatatttataacaaatttgtaaatgaattaaattatttcttagtccgttataataatctttaagtgaatattttgtaataaaatttctataattttttttggcttgctttttatttttaacaaTATAATCTTGAATTATAACTtcattctttatttttttaggCGTTTCATATGTAACTAAAACATAAACAAAAAGCTGTTTTAAATTCCAATTAAATGCTTTTCTCATATCATATGAAACATCTAAAGATAATACTGCTTCATCAGCATTTATGTAtctattatatacaaatcTTTTAATACTTTTCACCTGAATATTggtttttatttctttctgatcaaataaataaaaagatgTTCCATAATTGAACGCACACAATATTAAAAAACACAGGGCCATAGAATAAAACAACACATTTAAGCGGTTTAAGAAGCTATCCATTTTTTCTTcgttatatatataaaattatatgtacatatatatatttataaaaaaaatatgtgtATGTATTCACacataacaaaaatatgaaatgaaaaaaaaatattacaatatatacatatatatatattaaaagtaataaaacaatatgtttatttattattctttatatttagtacaaaatcaaaaaaaaagaaaaaataaagaaaagaattacatatatttttcattaagAGAGTTCATCTAAAATATATTCCTTCTTCCTAATACACAATCTAAACATATtctaatttatttatttttttttttaaaatattatatattttatgaatataaacagaatgtatataataatttaatatttaatgatatatttatatatatattacaaatatataatatatattatatatatttggttattattctttctttatctcccctaatatatatatatatatatatatatatatatatatacatatatatatattctgtgtatatataaaaatatataatttatctaaatattttacccctttcaataaaaaaaaaaaaaaaaaaaaaaaaaaattatataggttaaaatgtatttttaattttctgTTCTTATAATACtctttttcttatatatatgggaaaaaaaaaaaaataatataaaactATTACATACAGGGGGTAacttttttcctttttttcttttacatattataaattctctatacataaatatatatatatatatttatacatatgtaaataataaattaaagaaattttcccgttttttttttattttttttaatattgtgcaaaaaatatatatatatttataatatttatatacatttatcatatatataaaatacatatatattcatcTCAACACTTTTTAACATTTCgtttatataacaaaataataaacatatatatatatatatatatatatacatacatacatatttgATGGCAGGGGAAtgattaattttttttacaatcatataaatatatatatatatatatatatatatatatatttttattttttaatatcctcgtatttttaaaatagTCTTTCCATTTTCAAAAcattcattatatatatatatatatatatatatgtatactctgaggataaatatatattaaaagaaatataaaagtagtaaatatttttaatgaaaTAGTTCAACatatacaatatttatatcatataacattgattttttttttttttttttttttttttttttatatNNNNNNNNNNNNNNNNNNNNNNNNNNNNNNNNNNNNNNNNNNNNNNNNNNNNNNNNNNNNNNNNNNNNNNNNNNNNNNNNNNNNNNNNNNNNNNNNNNNNNNNNNNNNNNNNNNNNNNNNNNNNNNNNNNNNNNNNNNNNNNNNNNNNNNNNNNNNNNNNNNNNNNNNNNNNNNNNNNNNNNNNNNNNNNNNNNNNNNNNNNNNNNNNNNNNNNNNNNNNNNNNNNNNNNNNNNNNNNNNttttttttttcttatataatttaataaatctctgattcttatatatatatatatatataaacactctttttaattattaaaaaaaaaaaaaaaaaaatgggtgacataaaacaaaacaaatatGACTTAGGTTTAGATATGACTGTAGATgatcaaaaaaaaattgggAAGTTTACAAATCTACATTATACAGAACCATTATAtgaacataaaataaaaatgatgaaagaaaatattatgaatattgATTCTTCTATTGATGAAGTTTCATTAGCTTTTGATTCAAATGATATTATGTTAAATATAGGTacacaaaatatatacatatataatatacatatataatatacctatataatacacatatataatacacatatataatacacatatataatacacatatataatacacatatataatacacaaatataatacacatatataatacacatatataatacacatatataatacacatatataatacacatatatacatacatatatatacatacatatatacaaatacaTATTCTTGATATACTTCTTCTTTTACACTTTAGGTGACTGCTTTTTTAAATTCGATTTGGATTATATGGAAGAACATTTAGAGGATAGAAAATCTGAAGAGCTCGcaaatttaaatgaaatGGAATTAGAATATAAAGCAAAACTAAATGAAAAGCAACAATTAAAAACAGAACTGTATGCTAAGTTTGGAAATAGGATAGATCTTAATtgaataataaacaaatgaaaaaaatatatatattatatataattaaataaatagatatatatatatatatatatatatatatatatgtatttattattttatttaatcaTAAGTtaacttttttataaaatttttattattttaaaattttttttttttttttttttttcgaattcatataaattactgtataattttgtaaaaattaatattcgtgcatttatatttttttttaataacataaaattataatattaatacaaatgtaaatttacaattattatatatgaacatattttttttttttttttttttgtttaaaatttaatatctAAAACGTGcctttaaaaaaaagtacaAAAAAGAACGAATTATTCCATGCCATTTAATAATCATGTATGTCTAATTAAATGTGActgattttttttttgatatatatatatatatataaaatcatattataatcatataaaatatgtatttgttttatacctttatttattttatataatatttttttttttttttttttcaccGTCGTAAGGATTTAATTctcaaaatatatatatatatatatatagaaaataaaggaaaatattatttaaatatatttttttattgatattaaaagaaataaataaaatattaatactatattataacagaaattttaatttcactgatattttttttatattataaagtactttttcaaatataatatatattatcttaaaaatatatgtaattcaaatgtttatatataaatatttgtgGAAACATTAGGGCGggtttttatttcttctgtaatattaaagaagccgtatataatatattatatatatatatataatacataaatatataatataatataatatttatatactgATGTccctttatatatatatatatatataatatattttacataaaaattatatatattatatatggatatataataaatataattacaaattacatttttttttttttttttttttttattttattttattttattttttttccttttacTTTTACATTTTTCCCTTCAATTTACttccttttatttattgatttatttattattttttttttttaaatgttttattttattttattttatttcattttatttttttttatttgacgtttatatttttttttatttgcTTTAAAagttttttctttattttagaaaaagaaataagaaatataattcttctactattaaatatattataatatgaatttaaataaaaaaaaattaaagtattataaaataacattatatatattatatatatattatataacacCTTTAAACATATgagataaaaaataaataagaaaaaaaagaattaatatgaacttttacatataaaataaaatataacatatatatataatatatatatatatatataaatattatatattatatgaattttcctaattttgtttttatataatatatatatttttacaacTACTTTTAAtgatttcttttttttgcaattatttttacatacattatatatatggatttatatatacataatattagAAGAGTTAATACAtgagaaaagaaaaataagaaaaaaaaactgtactaataaaaaatataaaataaaatataaaaataatttatacgcatttatgtaattatatataattatatatatatatatatagataaacATTTGTTtatgttaatataattttctacacataaaataatatacacataataTGATTTAGTTATTCATTTATCATaactttctttttttcatataatgataaaagaCAAAAAATTCATTATAGAAAACATTAATAATAAGGTTATAAGTAAAGATAATATGACAAAGaaagggaaaaaaatatgtgaACTAAAGGAgtttcataatataaatgacTTTAATAACAGTGTCTTAATATCAAacaataaatttatattaagtgatttaaaaaaaaatgataatatcatacaaaataataaaaatatccCGTCAAGTAATTCAGCCGTAAATTTTGTAAAGGATATAGGACAACATGATTTTATAAACATTAATCAAGATTATACAAACAGTAatgataacaataataataaacatgacgaatatacaaataattataattatcctaaaaatatagtaaaaaataatatgttagCTAGCCAAGAAACTAATACAAAACACACACGttgtaatataaaacatattaaCGATTTTGAATCAAAtgataaaacaaaaaattcTACAACtattatagaaaataataatcataagaatattataaatataaacaatgtaaacaatataaacagtataaacaatataaacagtataaacaatataaacagtataaacaatataaacaata
Above is a genomic segment from Plasmodium reichenowi strain SY57 chromosome 9, whole genome shotgun sequence containing:
- a CDS encoding prefoldin subunit, putative produces the protein MGDIKQNKYDLGLDMTVDDQKKIGKFTNLHYTEPLYEHKIKMMKENIMNIDSSIDEVSLAFDSNDIMLNIGDCFFKFDLDYMEEHLEDRKSEELANLNEMELEYKAKLNEKQQLKTELYAKFGNRIDLN
- a CDS encoding signal peptidase complex subunit 3, putative; its protein translation is MDSFLNRLNVLFYSMALCFLILCAFNYGTSFYLFDQKEIKTNIQVKSIKRFVYNRYINADEAVLSLDVSYDMRKAFNWNLKQLFVYVLVTYETPKKIKNEVIIQDYIVKNKKQAKKNYRNFITKYSLKDYYNGLRNNLIHLQICYKYMPIVGFSRSFEGAKISYQLPPEYFDNLPSNYPLYYPDK